A region of the Mangifera indica cultivar Alphonso chromosome 10, CATAS_Mindica_2.1, whole genome shotgun sequence genome:
AGCATACAGttgtttttctctcaatctctggagggtaaacctcaagtgttgtttatgctcctctcgactgcaagaatatactaagatatcatcaatgaataccacaataaatttatccaggcagtcatgaaataccctattcatcaaatccataaatactgcaagggcatttgtcaatccgaatggcatcactacaaactcaaagtggccatacctcgttcggaaagctgtcttgggtatatccttctctgtcactctcacctggtgataaccagatctcaaatctatcttggagaagaccacggatcccttcaactgatcaaataaatcatcaatcctgggtaacgggtacttgttcttaactgtggctttatttagctctctgtaatcaatgcacattctcatagacccgtctttctttttcacaaataggatgggagctccccaaggagaatggctcggtctgataaaaccatgatctaataactcttgaagctgctttttcaattcttgtaactcgacaggggccattcgatagggtgctcttgaaataggtgctgtgccaggtgccaactctatgctaaactcaatctctctctcgggagctaatcccggtagctcacttggaaacacatctggaaactcacgtaccactggtgtttcctcaatagttgggcctgactcaactttgctcactatatgagccaaatatcctgtacacccctttttcaacattttactagcttttaacatactgatcatcagaCTCCGAATATGACCttcaccgaactcgaattgatctccagagtctaggttaaatctcactttcttctttttacaatcaatttcagctccgtatctctccaaaaagtccatccctaaaatcatgtcaaaatctggcatttcgaacacaatcaggtccactagtaactgtcgaccctgaatcataatactctgtcctagtagtatcatctcactaatgactgaccctccatcaggcaactcaatcataatcctctgggctattctaacaggttgtaactttaacctctcaagcaaactcttggctataaaacaatgagtagctccacaatcaattaaaacataaataggagtatcaagatagagaatctgacccgtgactgctgatgggttagcctctgctgggcctTGGGTGATCGGATAAACTCTGGCTGTGGCCCCTCTTATAGGTTGctgctgctctactctcactagggcagctgtacagaaatgagcaatatgtccaggctgacgacatctgaaacaaactgcctgacctgtcaaacactctcctctgtggtgcttcccacatttctgacaagctggtatctcaggtactctttgtttctttccactcttccagttttttttcatgcctctgaactggagaggtcgtttacctttcctgtctcgCTCTGGAGGAGGGCCTCTCTGTACTGAAGTTGAACCACTACTCACCGGGGGAGCTGACATGGTAGAAGGAGGTGTAACTTTTTACCCtgtagtctgaccaaacctcctcctaacaaaaacctctgccctcaaagctctatcaagggcctctgcataagttctgGGTGGCTGCGCCCCGGTCATATTgtctcgagctatctctggatccagcccatacacaaacttctgcatacgccccatttttgtgctagctatctcaggggcatactgggacaattgattaaactttgtggaatattcttttacagagtctgtcccttgcactagactgataaactcctgggccctaatacaagtaacattggcgcccctgtactctgcctcgaATCGGTGCTTAAACTATgtccatgtcatttctgagacattgaccgtctccctgactaagttccaccatattcttgcccctgacttgaaaagataagtggcatatctcactctttcttggtcagtcatgtcaaacaaggccatgaCACTCTTTACTGATTCTAACCACTCTTCAGTTGCTATTGGGtcccttgcaccatcaaatttttgaggttggtgcatactcgggaggttgaaaataggatgtaattgagtcctcactggggctgttgtagatgctgaagtaacctccctcatatcatacccctggattggcggcgtatgagccgtctcacttccctgtgtaggagcacctttgtgctctctcatcatctctctgaaaatctctcgcacatcatgtgcactgagtgccccctggggtacctgaggggctgctccttcattttggcccctctgagagggatctaccggtgtttgactcataggtcctgaaaatgaacacattagtttcataaaactcagcaggtataaatgaaaacttaacttacagtgatcggctgcgagggtggtcagcgtggctgaagggtatttcatctctgtgttactttgattactccattttgttttagaaaacatcttttgggttccaaaatcatgctctgataccaactgtaacatccctccctagaagtactacccatcaaaggagaaatgttacgaattaatattcggagcgtctatttttttttctttttaaaaatactttaaaataaacgcatcattaaaagtgtttaggaagtattccaagaaaactaaaaatctggaaacgaacaaaagatgtatatactcatatgaagactcatctgaaagtatctgaaaatagggagtaatcatatgtaactgtaccataatctcaaaagtcaaaagtccataagaacatgctactgtatgcatgtactaaaaaccagagataacctgctctagctggatctacctacgctgacctgaccctgcctcgcagctacctcgatcacctgtacctgcagtcaggaaagaaaagggagtgagtgataagaatactcagtaaggggaaaaattaagtaaactatctttttttcctgttcaaactcacttttaggactcaaccccacatcctaacctctataagagattgatggggtaatttagttcactctttactatttgggttatactttgtctcatctggtgtctatttaatactttctggaagctaactatagagatttgacactttttttttttaagctcaagctctttttctttcattacactatttctgactctgaattaagctctactgcgagcatgctctactgcgagcggaccctactgggggtctatatcctactacggacgtgtcctactgcggacgtgtcctactgcggacgtgtcctactgcgggcggtgtagtgtaaagtgcccccttatagtttatagcatacatacgggtattatattttactacatttgcttccatttaattttattcataactcaccagacattactcttgggacgacccctaaatcttgagtcctaaattctttttcttatttttctttccttcttttctttcctttctttcctttcttcttccttttctttctttctttctttctttccttctttccttctttctttcctgcccaaaattgcaaaacactgttcacaaaacagtcatttaacagggcaaccttctttttcatacaatttaacatcccaaacggtttctaattcatacaagctatatatcattggaaagaggattcaaagagctttccaacgacctataatagcactcataattcaatagataaggcagtcaaaacgtgagctaaactcagtgataaaattacgaaatactgttcacagaacagacatttagcagggcagcatactttttatacaatttaacagcccaaatggtttctaattcatacaaactatatattgttgaaaagaggattccaagatctttccaacaagctataatagcactcataattcattcaatcaggcagtcaaaacagcagataaagtcagtggcaaaaactgcctcccctgtttttctttagtaaaacagtcctttcggtttatacaatctttaacagtccaaatgatctctaattcatacaagctatatatcattggaaagaggattcaaagagctttccaacaagatataatagaactcataattcattcaataaggcagccaaaacatgggacgaactcagtggcaaaaactgtaaatattctgtaactttctgccatgaacaaaatcacatacatagacatcccaaatggcaaaacaacgttcctcaacatcaaaatcaacatatataatatagatctaaggaaccaaaagcctaaaacatgtcacatatcaaggaggataccccttaccttgctttaagccaaatctttgaaagttggcttcctcctctttgttttgcttcctttatcaccaaaatcactttaaatcaataccaaaacactctaacatattcacataacatgcatataaacatagataaaagaagaaggaaggagatctttggttaccaaagcttccaagtgcttccttttcttttcttttcttttcttatcttccaactccctcaaatccttcctttttcttcaagaaagcaaaggaaaaaacatgaaaaatggtggctgctggagtttcttacgggagaagatgtaaaatgatggaaaagtcttctctttctctttatatctaaagctttatctctttctctttttctcttttccctttttgcccttttttgcatttatatatatatataaagcacacccctacatatatatatttaaaataagaaaaatctcaaaacagggtcaaaagacataattacccctggaatatacctgagggtattacacttACTTTAAGTTCTTTATGTGGAAAAGATAATATAGGAGCCTTTGTTTTATACACTTactttaatttctttatgtaGAAAAGATAATATAGAAGCCTTGTTTTATCATTGATTTGATGGTGCTTATGGGTGTAGTTTAGATAAATATTGACGGAATATATAaggaaataaaaagatttataaatgatatattatcatttgatcaattaattttgaattcgaaattaaaaaaataaaattatgtgtatatattttttatatataatttaaataaataaataatatatcattatataatttagataaacaaataataaaattatatagatatatagtTATCCGAGTTATCTtaagtgcatatatatatatatatatatataaaatttatgttctttatttaatctctctctctagctatatataaataaataaggccaaacgactatttcccacccaaggtatgctacaatgtcaagtttccaccttttaactatgaaaacaccaagcATCCatccatgaccggttaaatttaatgaaaccctaacccctgaaaatttaatctcatttctccccctaaaagtttaaaaactaacattttttacctaagctaagtttgaaaagatcacattttcccccctagggtttgtttccAAACCTTTTCACTTTTTCCGATGCCATCGTCGATCGTCTCCCCCTcccgatggtttctcttccaccgattGCCCCcttcaactccaccccaacccatctgaCGTAAAGACACGTCGTctgagaagagaaatcgtcttcccataCGACGATGACTGGGAAGACGACTTCATCTTCCACGACTTCTTTGATGTCGATCGAGcttccaaatgggaggaaagagatcgccggaaggagaggatacttcgggagggagaggtcatcggtaatagagccggagatgtcgtcagagatttcaaaactaaaccctaaggtgaaactgcgattttttaaaatttaagctggggaaaaattttagtttttaaaatttaggggggcaaaagtagattatattttagtttatttttaatattatagagaaagtgacgattttactcttactaccgttaattttaactgttcatgggtggatatttggtgtttccataattaaaggatgaaaacttgagattgcagcataccttaggtgggaaatagtcgtttggccaataaataaacatatatataaaaggaaagaacataaatttgaatatataaaggCCACagcatattctttttttatttttttcgtagtaagaaaatagtataaattaattatgtttcATGCTGCCATATATACAATGAATTAATGTAAGCAATTTAGTGACGATTTCATGCTGCCAGGTTTTGTACAAATATCTATATAGTTTGCATTTTGGTGGTCAAAGGCCCTaactaataattattattttgtacaaataattattacttTACATAAGAGACATgtaaataattaagaaattgtatcataaaatccttatatataaaaagccaaacattatctaattttaaaaataatttttcgaACAAATTTCATTCTTAGGCATTACATTGTTAATACCTGTAAATCTTCATGACGCTAACCTAAGTTTGTTTGCTATAAATCATGCCTGTGGATTTTGATAGTTATATTGTAGTTATAGGATATATACCATTCGAAGAAACATATTATTTCAGCATGTTTTTTCCAGGATGACTTTTATCAGTCCCATATGAACATGTTTAATAGTATTTCTTAATGTGTTATTACTTGTTAAGCacaattaaagttataaatCCCAAATCAATTTATAGGGAATGTTTAGGACTTATGTTAATTTGCTTTCACTTTGATTTGATAATTAGCATCAAGATGAGTAGCAGCCATGACTATGGAGATTGCATACTTCAATTAATCTAAAGAGTCTCTATactatttttatgtataaatacaataatgtccactaataataaaattaattttttaattaacaatgatataaaattctatgaccaaatatttttgaattaaagataatataatatttaatatatgatcgtatattatgtcaaaaaaaattaatatttagtgTTCatagttttaaacttttattttaaataaaaactaaaataataaaaaaattataaaaaagaaacataaaatcATACCAAATCACactcttttatattataaagacTCTTAagtataatatcatatatattaataatgggtattaatttagataataataatgatgtgttaGCATATGGTtaagtgttaatttattttaaattcaaaatcattcagttatatataacatataattattgataCTTAGATTGAtacttattataataatatataatttattttaaactataaattacaAAAGTAGAACTATGATAATCTCCGAGGAATTTTAATCCTGAATTAGTACAACAAAACATCTCAAACAAACTGAGCAAAACACTTGAAGAACCAAATACATAGCAACGCGCTTGAACATGACACACGACAAAGGCTTTTTGAATCGGTATGCTATTACCCGAACTACTATGAAAGGATGATAGAGTAATACCATTTGtgcaaacaaattttactaacttattCATACAATATGTTGTACATGTGTCTGATGGAGTGATTTTAAAGTGggagaaaaatgaaacaatcacatcactcaatcatatactGTCACtacaatttgtataaatatactaatgaaatttgtttgtatacatagttttattctgTATTTTAGGGGCTTGTGGTGGAAGGAGGTGGGAAGAGGAAGGGAAAGGGAATATATTTTTTGGGGGGAGGAGGAGATGGAGAGGAGAATAATGGCGGCCAACTGGTACCGTCAAGAGGTGGAAATGGAGGAAGTGGTGGCAACGATGGAAGAGGAGGCAAAGGTGTCAAAAACAGTAGACTTCGAGCTGCCAGTCCACCATCCATGGATGCAAATGTCAAAGCAACAAAGAGAAACAAGATGAAGAATTTACTGGAGGACATTCTTATCAGGTATCCAAGGAAGCAATTAACTTCTTTTGGGTTTTGAGTGGTAAAAACAGAGCTATGTTATGGTTTTTTATAGCTAAAAACTGGCAAGCTGGATCaatattaaagtattttttaggTTGACACTCATGTTAAAGGCTGAGTTTGTTGTTAGTTGAAAGTCTCTATCACATATCTTTCTTAAGAAAATTATGATCAAgtttagtattttttaatttcttgttagTTGAACGATTCAGGCTGCTGATCATTTcgtttattatataattttcgaCCAGGTGTGAAGAATATAAGCTGAGGCCTATTGTCTTTACTTGTATGTCATCAGCTATTAACAAAGCTACTCCTTTTGATGTGAAGTGAACTAATGGATAGTTATTCGTTGTGTGTTGTTGACTAAGCTATCCGTCTGTTGTGGATCTGATTTGAGTTGAGGAACGCGTAGACTAACTCGATCttaaattaatactcaattcaaatactaacatatttaagttgatatataatatcattagaaAGTTATCAAtggattaataatattatcaaatatgtaaatagtattttcaatatgataaacaatattatcgaGAGGACAAATGAGTGACTTAATTTACATAAACGAAAACAATAGTAACACAAAAACAATAGAAACGAAAACAATAAATCATCACAAACGAAGACGAAAACAATATTATTGACGTTGCTAATTTTAATTCGaatgattgaattaaaattctaactcaaaattacatttttcaaacTGAACTAGTTAGATTAGATCTACCCTTAATTACTACTTGATGTTGATAATACTGTTATACTTAAGTGActtaatttacataaaaattattaaacaaataacaaatacTTTTATGAAAGTactattattttcctttaacataaattataaaagctaatccaaaaacaaataaataactataaccaaaaaaaaaaaaaaatcaactgtATTTTATAGTGGTTTGACAGCATAATGTTAGTGATGATTAATTTATCAATCATACCTTCTTTACCATCCTCttgaaaatgtcaatttaaaatcatcatgcAATTGTATAATGGGAGGGaactcaaaaaaataataaatcattaaaaataataaatctctattatcatttcaacaaaatagagataaaaataaagatggatAGAGTTTTGTCCTTTGTGTGATTTATTTGGTTTTGCAGTTCATctgaaatatattaataaactttagtatGGAATCACAGTCACACTTACCTAGGAAggaaatattaaatttctatGAAATATTTATGGCAATAATAGGAATACacatatctttatataattatttttgtcttttttaaggATCCCCAATTACTATCTTTCTTTAATCTAccttaatatatttatacaattctAATAATAGAAACTCACCATTTTCAAAAAAAACATAGCATAAATACAAGAAAAGTGCCTACAATAAACTTTCATATTGTTTGAATATCTACTCTTCAATTCCATATTATCATATCCAAAATAGAGATAAACATGAAGACCCATGAAGCTTTATCAATTGTGATGGTTTGtttggttttagggttttttgtcAGACCAACCTTTGCAAAGTTCTCTGATTGTTATAACAAGTGCTACGATAATTGTGTTCGAAAATCTAAACCTGTTGAGTTTTGCATAATTAAGTGTTTAGCAAAATGTACAACTCCATCAGAGATTAGCGATTGTGCGAAAACTAAATGTATCAATATTAGTATCAATGATGATTCAGGTAATCATATATATCTTCTCatctttaatagtttaaaactttaatttttaaatgttaataatttatattatacgAAAGAATGCTCATTTATTCGGATATTGAATTCATAATATTCTTGTATTTATTGATCAGCTTCGGACAAAATGGAAGCTTGCCTGAAGACATGCACTCAAACTGACAAGAACTGATCGATCACCTCACCAAGAGCAGTTGTTGATTATGGTTACTAAATGATAATTGTTTTGTTATATTacgaataatattataaataaaatctttatctttatttatgaaTCAACTTTCTTTTGTCTCGTCgaatatttgttataattacAGAATCAACTATCATAATTCATGGGCATAACTTATATACTAGGTGTAATTGCTTATGTACTTGTATTTATAATCAgactgaataaaataaaatatcgtttcatatttatatttcttacTCTTTTTTGTCCTACGCATTTTGGCTAATAAGCACGTATCCCTTGCGCAATGAATATGCAAAAAATACAAGAGATAGAAataaattaggccaaaggacttattatacccccctccccccaaagtatgttgatttctcaaatttttcttcgttaactttgaaaatctcatttacttacCTATAGACGGTTAAAATTACTTGAGACTGTTAGTTTTATCATTTtcctccctaaaccctaaaaactaacaattttccctcaaAGCATGTCACGATGATGACATCTCACAGTGTTGGAAGGAGCACTGTCTAAAAGAGGACATGCCGAAGAGAAAGAGACAGTGTCTGAAGATCATCGGTCGTCGTTGAAAAATTagatctaaaagtttgaaaatcctagagagaaaatatagtttttgaaaacttaggttgagagaaaattgttaatttttaaggtttatggggaaaaaatgaaatgaaatttaagtttatttttaatattaaatataaaataacaaatttacttctaaaactaataaatttaaaaggctatgagtgagtaaatgagatttttaaagttaacaaaaaaaaaacttaaaaaaacaacatactttgagtgagaataagtgCTTTGGCCAATAAATTATCATACTTAGTTTACTAATACATTAAACTATTTAACGTATTTAGTGCACCTTTCCGTATACTTTTCGTAATTTGTCTAAGTTAATTATCTAAACTCTCATAAAAAATTTCTgtttaaaatagaatatattatcTCATCAGTTTTACCTAGGATGACTTTTATTGATCACCTAAGAGATTTCCATAATGGACCCATATgaaaatgtttaataatatttcctAATGTAATATTACTTgttaagtaaaattaaagttaataaatccCAAATCAATTTTACTGGGGATGTTTAGGACTTGTGTTAATTTGCTTTTACGTTGATTTGATAATTGGCATCAAGATGAGTGGCAGTCATAATTATGGAAATTGTGTACTTTAATTAGATAAAAGAGTCTCCatacttattttataatattaataaaattatgtatattatcaataaatattaatttacatattaatggtgatattttattatataattaaataattttatattaaaaataaaataatattcaatcatataataatatatattttttaatatataaattaatacggATTATTAACATTCATAGTTTTAAACAAtgattcaaaatataaaaactaaaacaataaaaaaattaaaaaaagaaatatcaaatcatatcaaatcatTCACTTTTGTTTTATACCTACTCttaagagaaatattatatagagtaataataagtattaatttagataataataattatgtattattacatgattagatattactttatttttaatttaaaataatttaattatataataacatataattattaatactcaaattaatacttattataatagaaaataatataaaagtacAATTGTGCTAATCACCACTTATCtaaggacaaaattaaaaaaaaaaaaacaaatgcaaaGCATCCCGCTCGAACATGACACATGACAAAGGCTTTTTGAATCGGCATGCTATCACTTATAGCACCGAACTACTATGAGAAACTATAAAGTAACAccatatgtataaacaaattttactaacaaaaaaaaaagtaaacaatgaTATCATCCAATCATgtactaacattttattttgtataaatattttagtaaaatttggTTGAAGATATAGTTTTATTCGGTATCATAAGGGTTTGTAACGGAAGGAGGTGGAAAGTGAAATGTGAAGGGGAAACTGTTACTGGTAAGAGGTGGAAAGTTGAACTTGGGAAAGGGAGACAGTGGTGGCAACGATGGAAGTGGTGGCAACGATGGAAGTGGAGGCAAAGGTGTAATTAACAGTAGACTTCGAGTTGTCTATACAACATCCATGGATGCATATGTCAAAGCAACAAAGAGAAACAACATGAAGAATTTACTGGAGGACATTTATTGTTGGGTATCGAAGGAGACAGTTGACTTCTTATGGGTTTTGAGTGGTAAAAACATAGCCATA
Encoded here:
- the LOC123227728 gene encoding uncharacterized protein LOC123227728: MSAPPVSSGSTSVQRGPPPERDRKGKRPLQFRGMKKNWKSGKKQRVPEIPACQKCGKHHRGECLTGQAVCFRCRQPGHIAHFCTAALVRVEQQQPIRGATARVYPITQGPAEANPSAVTGTGDRGSCEAGSAI